CGTTCAATTCAGCGACGAGCCCGGGGAGCCGCGCGTCGTCGATTGCCAAGCGCGCCAGTTGCGCCACGTGCAGCACATCATCGTTGGTGACGGACACCTACTCCCACCCGCGTTCAAGTTTGGCCTGCGCCAGCACCAGTGTCTTTCGACCGATCTCTTCGTCCTCGAAATCAATACGCACCTTCAAGTCGCGCCCGCTGCCCGTGAGCTCGGCAATGGTGCCCGACCCGAACTTCGCGTGGCGCACCTTCTCGCCGACCGCGAACAGGGGCGCATCCTGCGACTCGTCCTCCGGCTCGGTGGGGCGGTCGCGTCGAGCCGGCGTCGAGAAGGACCCGGCACTCTTGCCGAATGCGGTGCTGCCGGCACCGTACGACGCGCTGCCATACTGACTGGCCGGACGTTTGGCGCCGCCGCCGCCCGCACTGTAGCTGCTGCGTCCCCACGAATCGTCGCTGTCGCGTGAGGACTGCGTGCCGCCGATGGACGCGAAGCCACCGCGTCCTTCGGTCTTGGCGCGCGCCGTCTTCTGACGTTCCGCCAGCGAGATCGTGACCTGTTTGAGAAAGCGCGAGGGCATGGAGAACATCATCTCGCCATTCCGCCGACGCTGCTCGGCGCAGGTGAGGTACAGCTTCGTCTCGGCGCGCGTGATGCCCACGTAGAACAGTCGACGTTCTTCTTCGAGCTGACTCGGATCCTCGGCGGCACGCGCCAGAGGAAACAACCCATCCTCGAGACCCGATACGAACACGAGCGGGAACTCGAGTCCCTTCGCGTTGTGCATCGTCATGCAGGTAACGGCGTCGGCATTCGGGTCGAGCTTGTCGATCCCGGCCACCAGCGTTGACGACTGCAGGAAGTGATCGAGCGGCGTGAGTCCGACTTCACCGCCCTCATCGGCCACGACTTCAGCGGCACCGGCGATCAGTTCGCGCACGTTCTCGATGCGCTCCTGCCCTTCGGGCCCCTCGGCGCGCAGGTGGTCGGCGTACTTGATCGAGGCGGCCAGATCGCGAAGCAGCTCATCGACGGCGGAATCGACAGCGGCAGTGCGCAGGCGCTGCACGAGCGACACGAAATCGGCCAGCGCGGTCCGCGCCGCGGGGCGTAGTTCGGCCACGACATCGATGCGTGATGCGATGGTGAGCAAGGGGACGCCTTCCCGTTGCGCCCGCTCGACCAGCAGCGTGATGGTCGCATCGCCGAGGCCGCGCTTGGGCACGTTCACGGCACGGCGGAATGCCTCGTCGTCGGCCGGATTCGCCACGAGCTTCAGGTACGCCATGATGTCACGGATTTCGCGACGATCGTAGAATCGCACGGCTCCGACGAGACGATACGGGATATTGCGACGGCGGAACGAGTCTTCAATGGCGCGGCTTTGCGCGTTGGTGCGATAGAGCACCGCGCAATCACGCCGCGAAAGATCGGAGCGCGACATACGCGCCGTGATCGTGTCGGCGATAAAGTCGGCTTCGTCGCGCTCGTCGAGCGTTTCCACGAGCGTGACCGTTTCGCCGGCCGGACGCGTGGCGCGCAGTGTCTTGCCCCGCCGCTCCGTGTTCTCGGCGATGACGGCGTTGGCGAGGGCAAGGATGTTCGGCGTGGAGCGGTAGTTCTCCTCGAGGCGCACGATGCGCGCGCCGGGAAAGGCGCGCTCGAAGTCGAGGATGTTGCGGATGTCGGCGCCGCGCCACCCATAGATCGACTGGTCATCGTCGCCGACCACCATCACGTTGCGATAGCCGCCGCCCATGAGCTGCACGAAGCGGAACTGCGCGGCGTTGGTGTCCTGATACTCGTCGACCAGCACGTACTTGAAGCGGCGCTGATAGTGCGCGCGCAACGCCTCGTCCTGCTCGAGCGCGCGAACCGGCAACACCAGCAGATCGTCGAACGTGACGGCGTTGGCCTGCTGCAGCGCGTGTTCAAGATCGGTGTACACGCCAGCCACGGCCGTCGTGAAGGTGTCACGGGCGGTGCGCGCGTATTCGCTGGGCGAGACGAGCGCGTTCTTGGCACTCGAGATCGCACTGAGAATCGCCTTCGGCGCGAACTGCGTGGGACTGAGCTTGCGACGTTCCATGACGCGCTTGACGGCACCGATGGTGTCGTCTTCGTCGTAGATCGTGAAGTTCTGCTCGCGTCCGACGATCGGCGCCACGCCGCGCAGCATGCGCGCACCGAGCGCGTGGAAGGTGCCGCACCACATGCCCTTCGGTTCGTGCCCGAGAAACTTGGCAATGCGGGCGCGCATTTCGCCGGCCGCCTTGTTCGTAAACGTGACGGAGAGGATTTCGTGGGGCGCCACGCCGCGATCGCCGATGAGTCGGGCGATGCGCGTGGTCAGTACCCGGGTCTTGCCGGAGCCCGCGCCGGCCAGGACCAGCGCCGGACCATCGTCATGAAATACGGCCTCGCGCTGCCCGGGATTGAGGCCTCGCGTCAGCGCTTCGAGATCGAGCGCAGGTGCCGCAGGCACCGCGTCAAAAAGGGAACCGGACCAACCCGTCGTCGTCATCCGTTCAAGATAACGTCGAACGCCGCTCCGCGGTCGGTGTCGGCGAGCATCAGCTTGCCTTCGTGATTCTCCTGTACGATGCGACGCGCCAGCGACAAGCCGATGCCCCAGCCGCGATCCTTCGTGGTGAAGCCGGCATCGAAAATCCGCTTGCGCAACTTGCGAGGAATACCGGGACCGTCGTCCTGCACGCGAATACGCACGCCCCCCTCCGGCAGCGGAATCGCCGACACGACGACTTCCCCGTCACGACCAGCGAGTGCGTCCATGGCGTTCTTGATCAGCACTTCCAGGACCCACTCCAGCAGCACTTTGTCGCCGCGGGTCATCAATGGGCCGTCGGGGTGCTCGCTGCGAATGCGGACGGTGCGCGCCAGAGTGGGCGCACGCGCCGCGAAGTACGATGCCAGCCGATCAACGAGCGCCGCGCAGTCGACCTGTTCGTCACGCGGCGGCCGGCCGATGCGTTCAAAACGATGCGACACCCGCTCCAAACGCTGCAGATCCTGCTCCATCGCTTCGACGGCACGTGACGCGGTGGTGGTGGTCACCATGTCGCGCAGCAGCTCGAGCCATCCGGCCATCGCTGACAGCGGGGTGCCGAGTTGGTGCGCCGCCTCACGGGCCATGCCGGCCCACACCTTCTCGCGATCGGCCCGCCCGCGTTCGATCAGCGCGTAGATGCCGAAGGCCACGAGCAAGCCGATGCCGATGGCCTGCAGGATGGGAATGACCTGCAGTCCGCGCACGATCGGGCTGTCACCGTAGTGCACACCGCCGAAGCCGGGCTGCAAAATGGGCGCGTTTTGCCGGTCGAGGTCGCGCACGAAGGCCTTCGTGCGCTCGCCTTCCAGCGGTTCGTCGAACGGCAGATTCGCGGCGCCGTAGACGCGGCCGTCGGGATCGGTGAGCACGAGGGGTAATCCCGATTCACGAATCTGTTGGGACAGCTCCAGCAGCGTGACCGTGGGGTCCTGCGTGGCGCTGGTATCCTGCAGTGCCCGGAAGATGCGGGAGTACATCTGCCCCTGCCCCGCCGCGGCGACGCGGAGCTGGCGCACGACGTGCTGCGTGTAGACGACGTACCACGTGAGCAGCCCCAGCACGCCGAGCACCATGACGACTACGGGCCATCGGCGACGGCGCATCGGTGGCGGCGCTTAGCGCAGTTCGGCGCGACCGAGGTACGGCTGCAGCGCCTCGGGAATCCGGACGGAGCCATCGGGCTGCTGGTGATGCTCGAGAATGCTCGCGATGACGCGCGAGAAGGCGAGCGCCGACCCGTTCAGCGTGTGCACCAGTTTCGGCTTTTCACCCGGCGCGGGACGAAAGCGGATGTTGGCGCGACGCGCCTGAAAATCGGTGAAGAGGCTGCAGCTCGAGACTTCGAGCCACTTACCGACGCCAGGGGCGAACACTTCGAGGTCGTAGGTCTTCGCGCTGGAGAAGCCAGTGTCCCCGGCCGCCAGCAGCAACACACGATACGGCAGTTCGAGCCGCTGGAGGATCGTCTCGGCCTGGCTCGTGAGCAACTCCAGCTCATCGAGCGAGGTCTCGGGATTGGCGTAGCGCACCAGCTCGACCTTGTCGAATTCGTGCACGCGCAGCAGGCCGCGCGTGTCCTTCCCGGCGGCCCCCGCTTCACGACGGAAGCAGGCGCTGAACGCGCAGAAGCGCTTCGGCAATTCACTCGCGTCGAGAATCTCGTCGCGATAGAGATTGGTGACCGGGACTTCGGCCGTGGGAATGAGGAACAGCTCGTCTTCGGTAACAGCGTAGGCGTCTTCCTCGAACTTGGGGAAGTTGCCCGTGCCCGTCATCGAGGCCCGATTCACGACGAGCGGCACCCACGTCTCTTCGTAGCCGTGCTCCTCGGTGTGGATGTCGAGCATCATGTTCATCAAGGCGCGCACAAGGCGCGCGCCGCGACCGCGATACACGATGAAGCCCGAGCCGCTGATCTTCGCGCCGCGGGCGAGGTCGATCATACCGAACGCTTCGCCCTTCTCCCAGTGCGGCGCGATGGACGCATCGGGTGTGCGCGGCGTGCCCCAGCTGCGCACGACCGTGTTCGCGGTTTCGTCGCCTTCGGGGACGTCGGGTAACGTGATGTTCGGCAGTTCGTAGAGCATAACCGAGACGGCCGCTTCGGTTTCCGCCCGACGCTGTTCGAGCATGGCAATCTGCTCGCCGATGGCCCGCCCTTCGGCCATGAGCTCGGTCGCGTCTTCGCCCGCCTTGCGGCGCTGTCCGACCTCCGCCGTCACCTTGTTCCGACGCGCCTGCTGGGCCTCGAGTTCCGTGATGGCGCTACGACGCTCCCGTTCGAGCGACTCCGCACGGTCGAGCATGGGGCCGAGTTCAGCGAGCTTGCCGCGACGGCGCATACCGTCGCGCAGGTGCTCGAGCTGGTCGCGCAACAACCGAATGTCATGCATGCGAAAATCAGTTCTTCGGGATACCAACCGTCAGCGCGCGGAAACCACAATTGCGGTTCACCAGCGAGCCGACCACGATGCGCCGTTGGGCGGCGATGATGCTATCGACCACGAGCTTCGCATAATACGGCTCGCCGTAGATGCACCCGGAGCCGGGAAGCTGCAGCACCACGGTTTCGCCGATGCCGACGATGAGCGTGGAATCGACCGTGTAGCCGCGATCCGGGGCGCGTTCGAGGGCGCTGTAGGCACTCGCCGACTTGAGCATGCCGACACTCGACACCCCAGCGGGCGGAAGCGGTACGACCGCGCGGACGGGCAGGAGTTTGACCTTGTTATCGCTCGTCAGGTCGAAGGCCAGGTCGAAGTTGACGCCGCCGTTGGACAACAACTGCGGACGCGCGAGGAGCTCCGACGTGAACTTGTACGCCGCCGGCAGCGCCGACGGTGTGCCCGTCAGCGCGTAGACGCTGTAATTGCGCGCCGTGTTCTCGGACGACGCTGCGTTAAGCAGGCTGTTCGAGTCACCACAGGCGGCGAGGGCGACGGCCGTGACGATCAGGGCCGGAAACGACATGGCGCGCCGAGCGACTCGAGGCGCGCCGAGGAAACGAGCGAGCAGGGTAACTCCCATGGTCGGAAGCGATAGCGGTACGGGTGTGGAGGTTACCGCTCAACTCGTGTCCGGGCAAGCGCTTGGTGCCGCAATGCTACCGCAATCACGTGAGCATCCTCGCTTGACTTCACCCCGCTTCGCGACCAGCGTTCCGCCATGCCCACCATTCGCGATCTCGTCAGTGCATTACGCCGCCGCGACGGTGTGGATGCCGCCATCGTCCTGGGGCGCGACGGCCTCCTGATCGACGGCGCGACTGATGCCGCGCTCGACCCGGAAGGACTGGCCGCCTTCGTGCCCCCGATGGCGCTCGCCGCCGTCGAGATGGGCGTCGCCGCCGGTCGCGGTGACTTCGGCCTCATGGTGCTCGAATACAGCACCGGCACGGTCGTCGTGACCTCGGTCTCCCCGGACGCATTCCTGCTCGTGCTCCTGCGCCCCGATGCCAATCTGGCGGCGCTCTTGTACGACCTCCGTCGCTTTCGGGCGCAGATCGCCTCGCTCGTCTGAGCGCGCGCGCCTCAGTCCCGATGCCCGTTGATCCGGCCGCCGGGGTGACCGTGCTCGTGGTGGACGACGAGCCGCACATCGGGCGCATCATCCGGACGCGTCTGGAGCAGGCCGGCTTTACGGTGCATCTGGCGGAGCACGGTGCCGAGGCACTCTCCACTCTCGAGTCGACGCCGGCGGTCGCGCTCGTTGTCCTGGACCTCATGCTACCGGGCATGTCGGGGACGGAAATCCTCCGCGTGCTGCGCGGTGATACCCGGTGGCGTCCCCTACCCTGCATCGTCCTCACGGCAGCAGGACAAGATGCGCAGTTGCGCGAAGTCGAATCCCTTGGCGTTTCCGAAATCATGACCAAGCCTTTCAGCCCGCGGCGCCTGCTGGAGCGTGTCCGCGCGCATACCGGAACCACTCTGCCCGAGCCGGCGTCGACGGAGCTCTCGTCCCCCCCGGTGCGGCCATGAACCGCTGGAACGTCGTGCTCGCCGGTGGCGTGGGCTCCCGCTTCTGGCCGCTGTCCACGCCCGAACGTCCGAAGCAGTTGCTGCCGCTGATCAGCGAGGTGCCCATGCTTCGGGACACGCTCGACCGGATGCGGCCGCTGGCGCCGTTGTCGCAGACGCTCGTGCTGACCAACGCCTCGCTGCGCGACGCGGTGCTCGCACTCGAGCCCGATTTGCCGCCCGAGAACGTGATTGCCGAGCCACGGCCGGCGGGCACGTGCGCGGCGCTGGCCTGGGCGGCGCAGGTCATCGCGCAGCGCGCTGGCGGCGACGCCGTGATGATCTGCGTACATGCCGACTGGGCCATTGGTGATGTCGACGCGTACCGGGAGACACTGGCGGAGGCCGCGCGTGTCGCCTTCGAAGAGCGGGCACTGGTGACGGTCGGGATCGTGCCGTCCCGCCCCGATCCAGGCTTCGGCTATATCCAGCCGGGGGCGCCGGTGCGCACCGGCGTGCAGCGCGTGGCGCGATTCGTGGAAAAGCCGGACCGTGAACGGGCGGCGCAAATGGTCGCCGAGGGCTACCTCTGGAATTCAGGAATCTTCGCGTGGTGCGTGGGCGATCTCCTCGACGAGATTCGCGACCATACGCCGGAAGTGCAGCCGGCGCTGTCGGCTGCCGGTGACGATCTGGCGGCGTTCTTCGCGCAGGTCAAGTCGGTCGCGATCGACGTCGGCGTGCTGGAGCGCAGTGCTCGCGTGCTGGTGCTACCCGGGCAGTTCGGATGGGATGACGTGGGCACCTGGGCCGCGTTGCATCGCGTGCGCACCCGGGATGCGCAGGACAATGCCATGCTCGGCCCCACGTTCGCCCTGCAGGCGACCGGGAACGTGGTGCACGCCGACGGTACTCAGGTGGTGCTCTATGGCGTAGACGATCTTGTGGTCGTCGCGCGCGAGGGCTTGGTGATGATCACGACGCGCGAGAAGGCGGCCGATCTCAAGACGCTGCTCGATGCGCTACCGCCCGAGGTACGCGGCTCGTGATCGCGCTGTACGACGATGCCGTGGCACGGCGCTTCGAACCGTTCGCCACCAGCCGCCCGCTCGGCGAGATGCGCGCGGGCGCGCTGCTCATTCGCGAACGCTGGGAAATAGTGCTCGGTGTCGAGAGCCGTGGATTCGTGGGGGCACCGCATCTGCATGGATTCGCCGAGTTCGACGCGCCGACCTTCGTGAACGGACAGGCGCTCGCCGCCGGCACGTGGCTGGTGAATACGCGCGCGCTGCCATACCTCGATGGCCCCGCGATCGCCGTGTCAACGACCGCGTTGACGATCACGATCGGCGGGGAAATCGCCGCGATTCGACTCGACAGCGACGCGCGTGACGCGCGCACCCTCGCCGCGTTGGCGGATGGATCGTATGGGCTGACGCACGACCGGGCACTCCCCGACGGCACTGGCGATGAAGCCGAAGCACTCGAGCTCGACGGCGTCTGGTTGGACGACGTGTGGGATGTGATCGGCACCCTGCAGCCGCTACTGCAGCGCGACATCCCTGCCCTCGCCTCTCGTCTTTCCGTCACCACGTTGCACACTGGCGGCAGTGCGTCGGCAACCATTTTGGGATCGCATCCGGTGTATGCGGAAGTGGGCGCCACGATTGAACCGATGTCGGTGTTCGACACCAGCACGGGGCCGGTGCTGCTGCGGCGCGGCGCGCAGGTACATGCGTTCACGCGCGTCATCGGACCGTGCTACGTGGGCCACGACAGTGTGGTGACGGCCGACCGCATTGCCGGGTCGTCGATCGGCGAGACGTGTCGTGTGCACGGCGAACTCTCGACGTCGATCTTCATCGGCCACGCGAACAAGGGGCATGACGGTTTCGTCGGACACTCCGTGCTCGGTCGATGGGTGAATCTCGGTGCCGGGACGATCACCAGTAATCTGAAGAACACGTACGGCGCGGTGGCCCTGTGGACGCCCGACGGTGTGCGTGAAAGCGGCCTGCAATTCCTGGGCACGATGTTCGGCGATCACGTGAAGACCGGCATCGGACTACGACTGACGACCGGATGTGTGCTCGGCGCCGGAGCGAATGTCTTCGACGCGATGCCGCCGAAGGTCGTGGCACCATTCTCGTGGGGCGCTCGTGCACCGTACGATGCGTTCGACGTGACGAAGTTCGTGCAGACGGCCGAGCGCATGATGGCGCGGCGCGGCGTGCCGCTCACTGAAAGCAGCCGCGCGTGGTGGACCAGCGTGCACGCTCTGTGCGCCGCCGACGGCCGCTGGCCACGTCGCTGAGCGCGGTGTTCATCGCGGAGCGGCGCGCCGTCGCTGGGCACGCATGCTCCGTATAACGGTTCTCGGCAGCGGGAGTCGCGGCAACGCCATCCTGATCGACGGCACGGATGGCGCGGTGCTGGTTGATGCGGGATTCGGCCCGCGCTCGCTCGCGCGACGGCTGAAGGCGGTGGGCCGTCGGCCGGAAGAGATCAGTGCGTTGCTGCTGACGCACGAGCACACCGATCACGCGAGCGGCGCCGGCGTCGCGTGCACGCGCTGGGGCTGGCCGATGTACGGGTCGGCGGGCACGATCGAGGCGTTGGGCGTGGCCAGCGCAACGGACGTCTCATTGCGTGCGGGGCGAACCTTCACCGATGACGGCCCGACGTCGATCAGCGGTTTCCTGGTCGAGACGACCTCGGTGCCGCATGACGCGCGGGATTGTCGTGCGCTCGTATTCACCGATATCCGGAGTGGCGCGCGCGCAGGAGTGGCGATGGATGTCGGGCGCGTTCCGGAGGCGCTGCCGGTTTCCTTTGAGCGATTAGACCTGATCGTGGTCGAATCAAACCACGATGAGCAGATGCTTGCACGTGGTCCGTATCCCTGGTCGCTGAAACAACGGATCAGCGGAGGCCTCGGGCATCTCTCGAACGGTGCGGCCGCCGGGTTCGTAAGCGCGTGTGCGCATCGCGGACTGCGCGGTGTGTTGCTGACACACTTGAGCGAGACGAACAACCTTCCCGCGCTGGCGATCGAGCGGACGCGCGACGCGCTGCGCCGGGCCGGTTGGTCGCGCGACGCGCTGTCGGCGGCGTCACAACATCTACCGCTGCCGCCGATGACATCGACCGGTGAAGCGGCGTGGTTGGTGCGCGCGTCGCAATTATCGCTCGGCTTCTAACCGCCACGCGACGGGTTCGAACGGCAGAACGGGCGCCCGATTGGGCGCCCGTTCTGTTTCCTTCGACTGTCTGAACGGCTTAGTACATGCCGCCCATGCCGCCGCCGGGGCCACCACCGTGGCCTCCAGCAGGCGCCGAGTTGTCCTTCTTCTCGACGATAAGCGCTTCCGTCGTGAGGAGGAGACCGGCGATCGACGCGGCGTTCTGCAACGCCGTGCGGGTCACCTTCGTCGGGTCGATCACGCCGGCCTGCACGAGGTCTTCGTACACGTCGGTCAGC
This region of Gemmatimonas groenlandica genomic DNA includes:
- a CDS encoding putative sugar nucleotidyl transferase → MIALYDDAVARRFEPFATSRPLGEMRAGALLIRERWEIVLGVESRGFVGAPHLHGFAEFDAPTFVNGQALAAGTWLVNTRALPYLDGPAIAVSTTALTITIGGEIAAIRLDSDARDARTLAALADGSYGLTHDRALPDGTGDEAEALELDGVWLDDVWDVIGTLQPLLQRDIPALASRLSVTTLHTGGSASATILGSHPVYAEVGATIEPMSVFDTSTGPVLLRRGAQVHAFTRVIGPCYVGHDSVVTADRIAGSSIGETCRVHGELSTSIFIGHANKGHDGFVGHSVLGRWVNLGAGTITSNLKNTYGAVALWTPDGVRESGLQFLGTMFGDHVKTGIGLRLTTGCVLGAGANVFDAMPPKVVAPFSWGARAPYDAFDVTKFVQTAERMMARRGVPLTESSRAWWTSVHALCAADGRWPRR
- a CDS encoding roadblock/LC7 domain-containing protein, producing the protein MPTIRDLVSALRRRDGVDAAIVLGRDGLLIDGATDAALDPEGLAAFVPPMALAAVEMGVAAGRGDFGLMVLEYSTGTVVVTSVSPDAFLLVLLRPDANLAALLYDLRRFRAQIASLV
- a CDS encoding MBL fold metallo-hydrolase — translated: MLRITVLGSGSRGNAILIDGTDGAVLVDAGFGPRSLARRLKAVGRRPEEISALLLTHEHTDHASGAGVACTRWGWPMYGSAGTIEALGVASATDVSLRAGRTFTDDGPTSISGFLVETTSVPHDARDCRALVFTDIRSGARAGVAMDVGRVPEALPVSFERLDLIVVESNHDEQMLARGPYPWSLKQRISGGLGHLSNGAAAGFVSACAHRGLRGVLLTHLSETNNLPALAIERTRDALRRAGWSRDALSAASQHLPLPPMTSTGEAAWLVRASQLSLGF
- a CDS encoding sensor histidine kinase, whose amino-acid sequence is MRRRRWPVVVMVLGVLGLLTWYVVYTQHVVRQLRVAAAGQGQMYSRIFRALQDTSATQDPTVTLLELSQQIRESGLPLVLTDPDGRVYGAANLPFDEPLEGERTKAFVRDLDRQNAPILQPGFGGVHYGDSPIVRGLQVIPILQAIGIGLLVAFGIYALIERGRADREKVWAGMAREAAHQLGTPLSAMAGWLELLRDMVTTTTASRAVEAMEQDLQRLERVSHRFERIGRPPRDEQVDCAALVDRLASYFAARAPTLARTVRIRSEHPDGPLMTRGDKVLLEWVLEVLIKNAMDALAGRDGEVVVSAIPLPEGGVRIRVQDDGPGIPRKLRKRIFDAGFTTKDRGWGIGLSLARRIVQENHEGKLMLADTDRGAAFDVILNG
- a CDS encoding mannose-1-phosphate guanylyltransferase, yielding MNRWNVVLAGGVGSRFWPLSTPERPKQLLPLISEVPMLRDTLDRMRPLAPLSQTLVLTNASLRDAVLALEPDLPPENVIAEPRPAGTCAALAWAAQVIAQRAGGDAVMICVHADWAIGDVDAYRETLAEAARVAFEERALVTVGIVPSRPDPGFGYIQPGAPVRTGVQRVARFVEKPDRERAAQMVAEGYLWNSGIFAWCVGDLLDEIRDHTPEVQPALSAAGDDLAAFFAQVKSVAIDVGVLERSARVLVLPGQFGWDDVGTWAALHRVRTRDAQDNAMLGPTFALQATGNVVHADGTQVVLYGVDDLVVVAREGLVMITTREKAADLKTLLDALPPEVRGS
- a CDS encoding ATP-dependent helicase → MPAAPALDLEALTRGLNPGQREAVFHDDGPALVLAGAGSGKTRVLTTRIARLIGDRGVAPHEILSVTFTNKAAGEMRARIAKFLGHEPKGMWCGTFHALGARMLRGVAPIVGREQNFTIYDEDDTIGAVKRVMERRKLSPTQFAPKAILSAISSAKNALVSPSEYARTARDTFTTAVAGVYTDLEHALQQANAVTFDDLLVLPVRALEQDEALRAHYQRRFKYVLVDEYQDTNAAQFRFVQLMGGGYRNVMVVGDDDQSIYGWRGADIRNILDFERAFPGARIVRLEENYRSTPNILALANAVIAENTERRGKTLRATRPAGETVTLVETLDERDEADFIADTITARMSRSDLSRRDCAVLYRTNAQSRAIEDSFRRRNIPYRLVGAVRFYDRREIRDIMAYLKLVANPADDEAFRRAVNVPKRGLGDATITLLVERAQREGVPLLTIASRIDVVAELRPAARTALADFVSLVQRLRTAAVDSAVDELLRDLAASIKYADHLRAEGPEGQERIENVRELIAGAAEVVADEGGEVGLTPLDHFLQSSTLVAGIDKLDPNADAVTCMTMHNAKGLEFPLVFVSGLEDGLFPLARAAEDPSQLEEERRLFYVGITRAETKLYLTCAEQRRRNGEMMFSMPSRFLKQVTISLAERQKTARAKTEGRGGFASIGGTQSSRDSDDSWGRSSYSAGGGGAKRPASQYGSASYGAGSTAFGKSAGSFSTPARRDRPTEPEDESQDAPLFAVGEKVRHAKFGSGTIAELTGSGRDLKVRIDFEDEEIGRKTLVLAQAKLERGWE
- a CDS encoding response regulator; amino-acid sequence: MPVDPAAGVTVLVVDDEPHIGRIIRTRLEQAGFTVHLAEHGAEALSTLESTPAVALVVLDLMLPGMSGTEILRVLRGDTRWRPLPCIVLTAAGQDAQLREVESLGVSEIMTKPFSPRRLLERVRAHTGTTLPEPASTELSSPPVRP
- the serS gene encoding serine--tRNA ligase, translating into MHDIRLLRDQLEHLRDGMRRRGKLAELGPMLDRAESLERERRSAITELEAQQARRNKVTAEVGQRRKAGEDATELMAEGRAIGEQIAMLEQRRAETEAAVSVMLYELPNITLPDVPEGDETANTVVRSWGTPRTPDASIAPHWEKGEAFGMIDLARGAKISGSGFIVYRGRGARLVRALMNMMLDIHTEEHGYEETWVPLVVNRASMTGTGNFPKFEEDAYAVTEDELFLIPTAEVPVTNLYRDEILDASELPKRFCAFSACFRREAGAAGKDTRGLLRVHEFDKVELVRYANPETSLDELELLTSQAETILQRLELPYRVLLLAAGDTGFSSAKTYDLEVFAPGVGKWLEVSSCSLFTDFQARRANIRFRPAPGEKPKLVHTLNGSALAFSRVIASILEHHQQPDGSVRIPEALQPYLGRAELR